Proteins found in one Elusimicrobium sp. genomic segment:
- a CDS encoding class II fructose-1,6-bisphosphate aldolase has translation MTVSYKELGLVNTKQMFKDAMEGGYAIPAYNFNNMEQLQAIVTACVQTGSPVILQVSSGARKYANATLLRWMARGAVEMMKELGNPVPLALHLDHGDTFELCKDCIDNGFSSVMIDGSHLPYEENVALTKKVVEYAHAHDVTVEGELGVLAGIEDDVCADHHTYTDPAQVEDFVTRTGVDSLAISIGTSHGAYKFKVKPGESLPELRFDILEEVSKRLPGFPIVLHGSSSVPQWAVKQINEYGGKLEDTAGIPEEQLRKAAGMSVCKINVDSDGRLVMTATIRKIFATKPAEFDPRKYLGPAREELIKMYAEKNENVFGSAGRVK, from the coding sequence ATGACCGTTTCTTACAAAGAACTGGGTTTGGTAAACACCAAACAAATGTTCAAAGATGCCATGGAAGGCGGATATGCCATTCCGGCTTATAACTTCAACAACATGGAACAATTGCAAGCGATCGTAACCGCTTGTGTACAAACCGGCTCTCCGGTAATCTTGCAAGTTTCTTCCGGTGCCCGCAAATATGCCAACGCCACGCTTTTGCGCTGGATGGCCCGCGGTGCCGTAGAAATGATGAAAGAACTCGGCAATCCCGTACCCTTGGCCTTGCACTTGGATCACGGCGATACCTTTGAACTCTGCAAAGATTGCATTGACAATGGTTTCTCCTCTGTAATGATTGACGGCTCCCACTTGCCGTACGAAGAAAACGTTGCTTTGACCAAGAAAGTAGTGGAATATGCCCACGCCCACGATGTAACCGTGGAAGGCGAACTCGGCGTTTTGGCCGGTATTGAAGACGATGTCTGCGCCGACCACCACACTTATACCGACCCTGCCCAAGTGGAAGATTTCGTAACCCGCACCGGTGTAGATTCTTTGGCTATTTCCATCGGTACTTCTCACGGCGCTTACAAATTCAAAGTTAAACCCGGTGAATCTTTGCCCGAACTCCGCTTCGACATCTTGGAAGAAGTTTCCAAACGCTTGCCCGGTTTCCCGATTGTGCTCCACGGATCTTCTTCCGTTCCGCAATGGGCCGTTAAACAAATCAACGAATACGGCGGGAAATTGGAAGATACGGCCGGTATTCCGGAAGAACAACTCCGCAAAGCCGCCGGTATGTCCGTTTGCAAAATCAATGTGGACTCTGACGGCCGCCTCGTGATGACCGCTACCATCCGCAAAATCTTCGCCACCAAACCGGCCGAATTTGACCCGCGCAAATACTTGGGCCCGGCCCGCGAAGAACTTATTAAAATGTATGCCGAAAAGAACGAAAATGTATTCGGTTCCGCCGGCCGCGTGAAATAA
- a CDS encoding DUF296 domain-containing protein: MAEEKPYLTGRTYIFRLPKGKDLLESLADFCHDNQVKCGVVNVVGSVVNATVGYYDQSKKKYEKKVINEEMELLSLMGNISIQDNRPMVHAHVVLADSEFNTVGGHLLPGTKIYVCEAYIQELVGEPKVRRSDKVTKLSLWA; this comes from the coding sequence ATGGCAGAAGAAAAACCTTACTTAACCGGACGAACTTATATTTTTAGACTTCCCAAAGGGAAGGACTTGTTAGAGTCGCTCGCGGATTTTTGCCACGATAACCAAGTAAAATGCGGCGTGGTGAACGTGGTGGGTTCCGTAGTGAACGCTACCGTCGGTTATTACGACCAATCCAAAAAGAAATACGAAAAGAAAGTAATTAACGAAGAAATGGAACTCTTAAGTCTTATGGGTAACATTAGTATTCAGGACAACCGCCCCATGGTGCATGCGCACGTGGTGTTGGCCGATTCTGAGTTCAATACCGTAGGCGGGCACTTACTCCCCGGTACCAAAATTTATGTTTGCGAGGCCTATATCCAAGAACTCGTAGGCGAACCTAAAGTAAGACGCTCCGACAAAGTAACAAAACTTTCTTTGTGGGCTTAA
- a CDS encoding type II secretion system protein, which translates to MQVFFMNKKAGFTLVEILVVVLIIGILVAWAMPSYEKAVAEARSAQLQSSLSSAVKASETYYMATGRWPSSFNSLTFDSNLTTLPGSASTCDKNLLPKSVKRGKDFELVIYNASGNLQHNFISAHFIDGKYKCAGFVHYNYLGNGWQSAEADLKGKTFCAEYLYNRNCTGYNCKNFCEQVMSKTFKRYVQLINLFE; encoded by the coding sequence ATGCAGGTATTTTTTATGAATAAAAAAGCAGGGTTTACGCTTGTAGAAATACTGGTGGTGGTGCTGATTATCGGTATTTTGGTAGCGTGGGCAATGCCTTCGTACGAAAAAGCCGTGGCAGAGGCTCGCTCCGCCCAATTACAGAGTTCGCTGTCCAGTGCCGTCAAAGCAAGCGAAACTTATTACATGGCTACCGGTCGGTGGCCGTCCTCGTTTAATTCATTAACTTTTGATTCTAACCTGACAACCTTGCCGGGTTCTGCATCTACTTGTGACAAAAATTTACTGCCTAAGTCCGTTAAAAGAGGGAAAGATTTTGAATTGGTTATTTATAATGCATCCGGAAACCTGCAACACAATTTTATATCTGCCCATTTTATAGACGGAAAATACAAATGCGCGGGTTTTGTTCACTATAATTATCTCGGTAACGGTTGGCAAAGTGCCGAGGCGGACTTAAAAGGCAAAACCTTTTGTGCCGAATATCTGTATAACCGGAACTGCACCGGATACAACTGCAAAAATTTCTGCGAGCAGGTAATGTCCAAAACTTTCAAAAGATATGTGCAGCTCATCAACTTATTTGAATAA